The Niastella koreensis GR20-10 genome includes a window with the following:
- a CDS encoding hybrid sensor histidine kinase/response regulator: MKEKILYLVYSIYRDIVHTGLHEGVSKDMRKRIIRFNQFIILALLLNFISVFSYFYHKLYISALVNITSAYFFLLAFYFGSKRKLETGRIIAVVNINLYLIVICYLEGLKAGEYLLYFPYFVVLTFVVSIRRNFKELISVYSITVIASLAAVKLCPYVNNIQIINEALYAQLYSGNLVISLAMTIIFSYSILQVNKDNEVAILQEKTFGDTIFNTSLDGVFIIFSQTNIINSCNKRALEMFDVKEKHEIEGTNIEMWFEEHQIKQFNSIKESLSGESRPWQGELSLTAKTGRTFYGFVSVVPFAYKDTGYTKISILDVSNVKMAEFELMKAKEKAESAARTKSRFLSNMSHELRTPLNGIIGASNLLLQEEHLNTQVQHLDILKFSSEHMMMLINDILDYNKMEAGKVELADVPVNIKEFMQKLAGQFSPQIKLKGLEFKIDIDDRLDLEFYTDETRLNQVLSNLLANALKFTHEGTITMAVRKLFSSSTKSTLQFIVMDTGIGIPKNKHKEIFDSFTQADVNTTRKYGGTGLGLAITKRIVNMFNSDLLLESEENKGSAFHFTVELKICENRKRYMEDNIKNLDSLEGIRLLIAEDNPVNLSIAKRFLTKWGIKVSEATNGREALAQFKKGTFDLLLIDLEMPEMDGPTALKEIRKLNTSIPAVAFTAAVYDNMQADLLQKGFTDFIHKPFRPEELHSKISYLVSALRA; the protein is encoded by the coding sequence ATGAAGGAGAAAATATTATATCTTGTCTACTCTATTTACAGAGATATAGTGCATACCGGCCTGCATGAGGGTGTTTCAAAGGATATGCGCAAAAGGATCATTCGCTTCAACCAGTTCATCATCCTGGCCCTGCTGCTGAACTTCATCTCCGTTTTCTCTTATTTCTACCATAAGCTGTATATAAGCGCGCTAGTAAATATTACCTCCGCGTATTTTTTCTTACTGGCTTTTTATTTTGGGTCAAAGCGAAAGCTGGAAACGGGTAGAATTATAGCTGTCGTAAATATAAACCTTTACCTCATTGTAATATGTTACCTGGAGGGACTAAAGGCAGGGGAGTACCTGCTTTATTTCCCATACTTCGTGGTACTGACGTTTGTGGTAAGCATCAGGCGAAACTTTAAAGAATTGATCTCGGTGTACTCCATTACCGTTATAGCATCGTTGGCCGCCGTAAAATTGTGCCCGTATGTAAATAACATTCAAATCATCAACGAGGCCCTGTATGCGCAATTATACAGCGGTAACCTGGTTATCTCGCTGGCCATGACCATTATTTTCTCCTATTCGATTTTACAGGTGAATAAAGACAATGAGGTGGCCATTCTGCAGGAAAAAACATTTGGCGATACCATCTTCAATACCTCGCTCGATGGGGTATTTATTATTTTCAGCCAAACCAACATTATAAACAGTTGCAATAAGCGCGCTTTGGAAATGTTTGATGTAAAGGAGAAGCATGAAATTGAAGGCACAAACATCGAAATGTGGTTTGAAGAACATCAGATAAAACAGTTCAACTCAATAAAAGAATCCCTTTCGGGCGAATCGCGACCCTGGCAGGGCGAGCTCTCCCTTACCGCCAAAACAGGCCGCACCTTTTATGGTTTTGTGAGCGTGGTGCCCTTTGCTTATAAAGATACCGGCTATACCAAGATCAGTATCCTGGATGTATCGAACGTAAAGATGGCCGAGTTTGAACTGATGAAGGCAAAGGAAAAAGCCGAATCTGCCGCCAGAACAAAATCGCGCTTCCTCAGTAACATGAGCCATGAATTGCGTACTCCGTTAAACGGCATCATTGGCGCCTCTAATTTATTGCTGCAGGAAGAACACCTGAATACCCAGGTTCAACACCTCGATATCCTGAAGTTCTCTTCAGAGCATATGATGATGCTCATCAACGACATCCTGGATTATAATAAAATGGAAGCCGGTAAAGTGGAACTGGCCGATGTGCCGGTGAACATAAAAGAGTTCATGCAAAAACTGGCCGGACAATTTTCGCCGCAGATAAAATTGAAAGGACTGGAATTTAAGATAGACATCGACGACCGGCTCGACCTGGAGTTTTACACCGATGAAACCAGGCTGAACCAGGTGCTGAGCAACCTGCTGGCCAATGCCCTTAAGTTCACACACGAAGGCACCATTACCATGGCGGTGCGAAAACTGTTTTCCTCAAGTACTAAATCAACCCTGCAGTTTATAGTTATGGATACCGGCATCGGTATTCCTAAAAACAAGCATAAAGAAATTTTCGACAGCTTTACCCAGGCCGATGTAAACACTACCCGCAAGTATGGGGGAACCGGTTTGGGGCTGGCCATCACCAAGCGTATTGTGAACATGTTTAACAGCGACCTGCTGCTGGAGAGCGAAGAGAACAAGGGCAGCGCCTTTCACTTTACGGTTGAGTTGAAGATCTGTGAGAACCGGAAACGCTACATGGAGGATAATATCAAAAACCTCGATTCGCTGGAAGGCATCCGGTTACTGATCGCCGAAGACAACCCGGTGAACCTGTCGATAGCCAAAAGATTCCTTACCAAATGGGGTATAAAGGTTAGCGAAGCAACTAATGGCCGCGAGGCGTTGGCCCAGTTTAAGAAGGGTACTTTCGATTTGTTGTTGATTGACCTGGAAATGCCCGAGATGGATGGCCCTACTGCATTAAAGGAAATACGTAAACTCAACACTTCTATCCCCGCCGTGGCTTTTACGGCAGCCGTATATGATAATATGCAGGCCGATCTGCTGCAGAAAGGCTTTACAGATTTCATTCATAAACCATTCAGGCCCGAAGAGCTGCACTCGAAG
- a CDS encoding Hpt domain-containing protein, with the protein MSGANFSKKFIFNEKIDADYLYSLYEDDYQYIEEIFQTTLTYFNEDYNSIKNAYETNNISDLKKAIHKMKPTFGFVGLPLVQNICRDFEDICQKATSSNDLSSEYQQIVVTLAESKELIASEYNKLKEFNSNFL; encoded by the coding sequence ATGAGCGGAGCAAATTTCTCTAAAAAATTCATTTTCAACGAAAAAATTGACGCCGATTATCTTTATAGCCTGTATGAGGATGATTACCAGTATATAGAAGAGATCTTTCAAACAACACTTACGTATTTTAATGAAGATTATAATTCCATTAAGAATGCGTATGAGACAAATAATATATCTGACTTAAAAAAGGCAATACATAAAATGAAACCAACGTTTGGTTTTGTAGGTTTGCCGTTAGTTCAAAATATTTGCAGGGATTTTGAAGATATTTGTCAAAAAGCAACTTCTTCAAATGATTTATCGTCAGAATATCAGCAAATTGTGGTTACATTAGCAGAGAGTAAGGAGCTGATCGCGTCGGAGTACAATAAGTTGAAAGAATTCAATTCCAATTTTTTATGA
- a CDS encoding LytR/AlgR family response regulator transcription factor, with amino-acid sequence MKWTCVIVEDLQVAADYLVKCCEKSAVLEVKGHFTNVEEALDYLNKNSVDILFLDVEMPGATGFDLLDQLAYYPKVILTTSKSEYAYNAFEYNVTDFLKKPFTYQRFQEALNKITTAPAGENNISSTATDHIFIKCDGKLVRLNNDDILYIESMGDYVKFVTADSRKYITHNTIKNLEEKVNRQTFIKVHRSYIININKIDDIRENDLFIKGNEIPVSKAHKPDVLKRLNII; translated from the coding sequence ATGAAATGGACCTGTGTCATAGTAGAGGATTTGCAGGTAGCTGCTGATTATTTGGTCAAATGCTGCGAAAAAAGCGCGGTATTGGAAGTGAAAGGACATTTTACCAATGTAGAAGAAGCCCTGGACTATCTGAATAAAAATTCTGTTGACATATTGTTCCTGGATGTTGAAATGCCCGGCGCTACAGGTTTCGACTTACTCGATCAGCTGGCTTATTATCCCAAAGTAATACTCACCACTTCCAAATCAGAATACGCCTATAACGCTTTTGAATACAATGTAACCGACTTTTTAAAAAAACCGTTTACCTATCAACGTTTCCAGGAAGCCCTGAATAAAATTACTACAGCGCCTGCCGGCGAAAACAATATCAGCAGCACGGCCACAGACCATATTTTTATTAAATGCGATGGCAAACTGGTGCGTTTAAATAACGACGACATCCTGTATATTGAAAGTATGGGCGACTATGTAAAATTCGTAACCGCTGATAGTAGGAAGTACATAACACACAATACAATTAAGAACTTAGAGGAAAAAGTGAACCGCCAGACCTTCATCAAGGTTCACCGCTCTTATATTATAAATATCAATAAGATAGACGACATCCGGGAGAATGACCTGTTTATCAAGGGAAACGAGATCCCGGTTAGTAAAGCCCACAAACCGGACGTATTAAAGCGTTTAAACATCATATAA
- a CDS encoding MBL fold metallo-hydrolase RNA specificity domain-containing protein: MKIAFHGAARTVTGSKHLLTLSNGRKYLLDCGMFQGLGQATNSLNRNWGFDPAEVDCLILSHAHIDHSGLIPKLTRDGFTGRIFCTPATKELTEILLLDSAEIQEDDVKYLNKKRAAEKQPYLQPLYTTEDAENSFKHLQAVEYGTWYKIDEFVELMYTDAGHIIGSAAVNLKIQEDGKVTHLTFSGDVGRYRDVILRSPAEFPQADYIIIESTYGNSLHELNVTTPDQLLQWIEKTCLQKKGKLIIPAFSVGRTQELLYHLNQLELERRLPDLDYFVDSPLSIKTTELVKRYPRYFNKTIQHVLETDSDPFGFKGLKFVKTVQESKLLNFRSEPCVIISASGMAEAGRVKHHISNNIENSRNTILMTGYCEPESLGGRLLSGRKEVHIFGVLHEVHAEVGAIHSMSAHGDYEDLSQFLACQDPKQVKRLFLVHGEYNVQQQFRQRLLKKGFVDIEIPEQHYEIGLP, encoded by the coding sequence ATGAAGATCGCTTTTCATGGTGCAGCCCGTACCGTTACGGGATCAAAGCACCTGCTCACGTTAAGCAATGGCCGGAAGTATTTGCTCGATTGTGGAATGTTCCAGGGGTTGGGACAGGCTACCAATTCATTGAACCGTAATTGGGGCTTCGACCCGGCTGAAGTGGATTGTCTTATTTTATCGCATGCCCATATCGATCACAGCGGACTTATTCCCAAGCTTACCCGGGATGGCTTCACCGGCAGGATATTTTGCACGCCGGCTACCAAAGAGCTGACGGAAATCCTGCTGCTCGATTCGGCCGAAATCCAGGAAGACGATGTAAAATACCTGAACAAGAAAAGGGCGGCAGAAAAACAGCCCTACCTGCAACCCCTCTACACAACAGAAGATGCGGAAAACTCTTTTAAACACCTGCAGGCGGTGGAGTATGGTACGTGGTATAAGATAGATGAGTTTGTTGAGCTGATGTATACCGATGCCGGCCATATCATTGGCAGTGCGGCCGTAAACCTGAAAATACAGGAAGATGGCAAGGTTACCCATTTAACCTTCAGTGGCGATGTGGGCCGGTACCGCGATGTGATCCTTCGTTCACCCGCCGAATTTCCCCAGGCCGATTACATCATCATTGAATCAACTTACGGTAATAGCCTGCACGAACTGAATGTTACCACACCCGATCAGTTGTTGCAGTGGATAGAGAAGACCTGTTTGCAAAAGAAGGGTAAGCTTATTATTCCCGCGTTCAGCGTGGGCCGTACGCAGGAGTTGTTATACCATTTGAACCAACTGGAGCTGGAACGGCGCCTGCCCGACCTGGATTATTTTGTGGACAGTCCATTGAGCATAAAAACCACGGAACTGGTTAAGCGTTATCCGCGCTATTTTAATAAAACCATTCAGCATGTGCTGGAAACTGATTCGGATCCCTTTGGATTTAAAGGTTTGAAGTTTGTAAAAACGGTACAGGAATCAAAGCTGTTGAACTTCCGTAGCGAACCCTGCGTGATTATCTCTGCCAGTGGTATGGCGGAAGCGGGCCGGGTAAAACACCACATCAGTAATAATATTGAAAACAGCCGCAACACCATTCTTATGACCGGCTACTGCGAACCCGAATCACTGGGGGGCAGGTTATTGTCGGGACGCAAAGAGGTGCACATTTTTGGGGTATTGCACGAAGTGCATGCCGAAGTAGGGGCCATTCACAGTATGAGCGCCCACGGCGATTATGAAGACCTGAGCCAGTTCCTGGCCTGCCAGGACCCTAAACAGGTAAAACGCCTGTTCCTGGTGCATGGGGAGTATAACGTGCAACAACAATTCAGGCAACGCCTGTTAAAGAAGGGATTTGTAGATATAGAGATCCCGGAGCAGCATTATGAGATAGGGCTTCCTTAA
- a CDS encoding DUF4442 domain-containing protein: protein MNKFINLLSNPVLFRLYLFYKLPAAFFSGVRVREIDEQHCVVTVPYKWFSQNPFRSTYFACLAMAAEMSTGSLAMAHVYKRKPPVSMLVVKFEANYFKKATGRTRFECKDGALLLSAIETAVATGEAQTCVTTSTGTNEQGEKVAECLITWSFKVKR from the coding sequence ATGAATAAATTCATCAATTTATTAAGCAACCCTGTGTTATTCAGGTTATACCTCTTTTACAAATTACCTGCGGCTTTCTTTTCAGGTGTGCGTGTAAGAGAGATAGATGAACAGCATTGCGTGGTGACTGTTCCCTATAAATGGTTCTCACAAAATCCTTTCCGTTCCACTTATTTTGCGTGTCTGGCCATGGCGGCCGAAATGAGTACCGGCTCCCTGGCCATGGCGCATGTATATAAGCGAAAACCGCCTGTGAGTATGCTGGTGGTGAAGTTTGAAGCCAATTATTTCAAGAAAGCAACAGGACGAACCCGCTTTGAATGTAAGGATGGCGCCCTGTTATTGAGTGCCATTGAAACAGCTGTTGCCACCGGGGAGGCGCAAACCTGTGTAACCACCTCAACAGGGACGAATGAACAGGGGGAGAAAGTAGCGGAATGTTTAATAACCTGGTCGTTCAAGGTGAAAAGGTGA